In the genome of Cyanobacteria bacterium FACHB-DQ100, the window TCTTGATTCTCTTGCTTGTTCCAAGGTTTGCTCTTCAAACGTGGCGGAAAACTTGCCTGTTTCGATCGATTGCTGTCCCCGCCTAATTTCATATTCAAACTGATTTTCACCGGGTTGAACTGCGAGAAATTTTCCTTCGTGACGATCGCCAAATCGCATCTCAAATCCTTCGGAAACATCGCCGCTAAAATATTCACGATCAGTAAATGGCTTTTGTTCGCCTGCAAACCCGAATGTTACGTTTTTAACGATCGCCCGTAGCTCTGGTGCAGGGCGAGTCGATTTTGAGAAGAACCGCGCTCGTGTCGCTGCCGATTGTTCTCCAGGACACTCCCCTGTAAATCGAATCCCTACCAGTGGAACGGGAGTTTGGCGAGAGTCACCGATGCTGCGACCACCAAACAACAATCCCACGGGCGGCAGGTCTTGTGCATATCCGGTTGATACCGCAACCATTAGCCCAGCGATCGATAACCCGATTAACCCTAAAAATTTTTTCAGTGCTGTCTTCATTGCTCTTGTCGGTGTGAATCAAGCGGTTGCTGCTTCAATTTTTCTTCGCTGAACCGCGAGGCGATCAGCAAAAAACGTCGTAAAAGTTTACTAGCAAAATTGTCTCAGCAATCCTAATAATGGAATAGGTCAGAAAAAGCCGATTTATGCGCTCCTATTCTCTAATTGCTCCCGCTAAAATTAACCTCTATTTGCAAATTGTTGGCGATCGCCCGGATGGATTTCATGAACTCATCATGGTTCTGCAAAGCATTGAACTCGCCGATCGGGTGACGGTACGATCGCGCAGTGTGGACGACATCTGGGTTCAGTGTGATCATCCTGCGGTTCCGGTGGATCAGACTAATTTGGCATATCGTGCCGCAGAGCTGATGATGCGCGAATTTCCAGAAGTGTATGCGAGGTTTGGCGGTATCGAAATCGATTTGCATAAGCGCATTCCAATGGGTGCGGGTCTAGCAGGCGGTTCGAGTAACGCTGCTGCGGTTCTGGTTGGAATCGATTTAATGTGGAATTTAGGCTTAACGCAGTCCGAGCTACAGGATTTGGGTGCGAAGCTTGGTTCAGACGTTCCCTTTTGCATTTCGGGTGGCACGGCGCTGGCAACCGGACGTGGCGAGAATCTTGCGGCTTTGACGAGTTTAGATCACCTGTATGTTGTGTTAGCAAAATATCGGGATTTGCCTGTTTCAACGCCTTGGGCATATCAAACCTATCGACGAAACTTTGGTGAAACTTATGCCAAAACGTCACAAGAAATTGAGGCGAAAAAAGCCCGATCAAGAGCGATTTTGAGCGCGATCGCCCACCATGATTACACACAGATCGGTCAGCAGTTGCACAATGATTTAGAAAAAGTTGTGCTCCCTGAATTTGCAAAAGTGCAGCAATTGCGTGATCAGTTTGCGCGATTTAATCCAATTGGCACAATGATGTCAGGCTCAGGATCGACGGTCTTTGCATTATCAGAATCGCGATCGCAAGCCGAAGCGATTAAAAACGCAATGCGAGCAAATATTCCCGATCCAGAGTTAGAACTTTGGGTGACAAAATTAAGTCAGCGCGGCGTTCATTTAGCAACTCATTAAAAGGAAAAATTTATGGCAGATTCACCCACACCTAAAGCCTCTCAAATGCCGAGTCCGCTTCGCTGTTTTATTGGTGCGATCGTGGCGGGTGTGATGGCATATGCGCTTTACAACATGACTAGCGCGATCGGAATTTCCTTTGCAACAAAACCAATTGTCGCAGATAGCTTGGTGGTTCAACGCATTTCTTCAGCGGTTAGAACTTTAGTGCTGGGGATGAGCGCGATGGGAACAGGGATTTTTGGGCTTGCCGCGTTTGGGCTGGCTGGCTTAGGGGTGCAATTGCTGCTGCGTAAGCCTGAACAAGAACAGCGGCCGGATTAGAGGTCGATCGTGCTCTTCCACAGAGTTGAAGCGCTTGGCTTTCTAGCTCTAGAAGCACCCATTCTTACACTGGGCGATCTCTGATAATTAAGCTCTGTAGCGCTTTGGCAAATTACAGTCACGAAAGGAGTGACTCCTGCGCGAAGTGCTGCTACAATCCGAAAGCTCGAATTGATGAGAAGGTTTGTCCATTTAATTTTTTCTGTCGAAACCTTCTTAATCGACTCTG includes:
- a CDS encoding 4-(cytidine 5'-diphospho)-2-C-methyl-D-erythritol kinase; the encoded protein is MRSYSLIAPAKINLYLQIVGDRPDGFHELIMVLQSIELADRVTVRSRSVDDIWVQCDHPAVPVDQTNLAYRAAELMMREFPEVYARFGGIEIDLHKRIPMGAGLAGGSSNAAAVLVGIDLMWNLGLTQSELQDLGAKLGSDVPFCISGGTALATGRGENLAALTSLDHLYVVLAKYRDLPVSTPWAYQTYRRNFGETYAKTSQEIEAKKARSRAILSAIAHHDYTQIGQQLHNDLEKVVLPEFAKVQQLRDQFARFNPIGTMMSGSGSTVFALSESRSQAEAIKNAMRANIPDPELELWVTKLSQRGVHLATH
- a CDS encoding DUF3082 domain-containing protein; translation: MADSPTPKASQMPSPLRCFIGAIVAGVMAYALYNMTSAIGISFATKPIVADSLVVQRISSAVRTLVLGMSAMGTGIFGLAAFGLAGLGVQLLLRKPEQEQRPD